The nucleotide window CTGACTTCCACTTTCGTTCAGGATGGACTGCTGCTGGGTCAAACTGCAGGTCATCtggttcagcagcagcaggaccaAATCACACTCATGGAAATGTAAAATTAACACTTGGATAAGCCAGCAGctacttttcattttcatctcctTGTATCCAGAGTTGTAATCACTATTATTCACGATGCAAAGCCTTACTTTTTCCAGAGCTGCAGTGTTATCGTCACTTAGACTTTTGTTAGAAATTGGTGGCACATTACAGCAGCACCCACATTATGATTAGAGTCAATGAGAGCATAAAATTCATGCCAGTATGAAATGTTTACCACATACacattatgaataaataaacatttattaaaataaatacagcaattcacttttcatcttctctgttgttttcactcCTTGTGGTCGAGACATATGGTAGTAACGTCTGTTGTTTGTTACTCAGGAAGCTTCTAACCAATTATCTCCTctcacatgctgtgtgtgtccatatctTACAAGAAACTGTTAAGGCAGTCCGTTAACTAAAACCACAGTGTCTGCATCCTCTGCTTTCCCATGCTTAGTCACGTGATTAACCACATATGTACATCTtcaaatgtttctctgtttaaaggCCTGGCTGGTTGTTGCCAGAGTGTCTGTAAGCAGTGCTATATTTTCAACTGCCTGGTAGTGCGCTATAGTTTATTTAGCACTAacaatgaaaaagagaaaacaaagcttcTATACttataaataaaaagtgtcaCTTGCCAGCATAAGCTGGTTCAATtgtcatataaaaataaaggaTGCTTCCCTAAAGTCATTCTGATCCTTTCAATaatgacagagaaatgaaaagttTTCCAATTTAGGATAAATTCTTAATGGACCAAAATCACCTCAGTAGGTGATACCAAGGGAAGTGTTACCAAGGGAACTAGGATGAGCATCGACCAACCATGGGATGCAGGCACTGTCAGGTGAGCCTTCCTGCAACCAATGACAGATCAGAATCCCCTGCTGCTACTGCAGTGGTAGGATGCTCCCTGAAACACAAGACAAGAGTGACCTCAGTGGACAAGCAAATGTTGGCCCCccaacaaaaactaaattgaATTCATGTGATAGTTTTTCTTACTTGTAGGTCTCAGTCGTAAGGCTCGGCTGAAGTATTTAGGGAGAAGTTTTCCCTCTGCGTCGCCTGCAGTCAGCAACACACCGTTCTCTGACCAGAAGAACTCAATACCATCTGTACagtcaaatacacacaaaacaagagagACTCTTGCCTAAACGTGTAGACTGAATTGAGTGTAATGAGCAGCAGTCGGTGGTGGCTAAGCTTACCTGTAAGGGCTTTGGGCACATCAATAAACACAGCAAGATCACAGTCTTTCCTCATGCCTggtgagaaaatgaaataataactaataacttTAGGACCTATGTACTTTgatgttctctttctctgtgtcacacacacacacacacacacacacacacacacacacacagcttaccACTGATGACGCCATCCTCCCCTGGAAGGCCTGATGCCAGGTGGATGTGTGTCCTCTTCATGCGGCTCAGACCCTGCTGCTGGATGGAGCTCCAATTGCGGAGGTAGGAGCCATGAACAGCCTCAGCAGGGCAGTCTGTAGAACCAGCCAGGACCGGTTTCAGGTCCAAATCCCTTACCTGACCACAGCAATAAAACTATTGTTAACGCAGTAATGAGGGTGGGGatacactgttgtttttttggacCAGATtagtaaaagaaaatgtgagaaaattacaaacatcaaatcaaatttgaAGATCTACTTTTGGTGTGTTTCAGGTGGctttcatacacacattctcccacacatactgcacatatatacacaaactAAGCCTCTGAAATCTTTGCATTTTACTGTTTGGTTTTATATCCCTATGTGTGACTGCAGAAATGACGAGGAACAAAATTAAGACGTGacttttaaacaacacagagagaaaaacttgTTCTCATTTGGTGAGAATTAAATATACAATACAAATGAAACACTGAGCACATCCTGGCATTCTTATCTGCTCAGAAAAACCCCCGTCTTACTGCCATTCACAGGTGTCCACTAGTCTCTTTTCGGGAATACAGGCACTTCATCTGAAATATACTGCTCTGCATACCTGCACTGAATGGCCTTGATTGGCTCGAATCTGCAGGCGTCCATCTTCTGGGTGGGAATGGAGCTTGAAGCGCTGCTTGTCATTTGTATCCACGACTCTCTTGACGTCTTCCAAGGAGTATGAGCGGAACTGCGGGTGAGCCAGGAGTTCTTCCACAAACAAGAAGCCATCTGTGAAGATGAGAGCTGTTGGTCACATTTCCACCAATAGATTTTTCTCCCTCTTGGACTCACCTCCTTGCACTGCACAGGGATATGTTTACAGTCTGCAAGCATTTTGTGAAACTAAGAATACAGTTGTTGGTGTTATtaatgaagcagagagaaaaaatcaCTGCCATTTCTAGACTTACAACTGATTGTAACAATTTATCTGAAGATCAAAAATCATGTCACATGGTCAATGTAAGTTGACTATGGTACTTTGACTGTGGCTCATAATCTGAATGGTTCTGTCTTTTGGATTAAAACCCAGTGACTAAGACATAGAACCAAACAAATACCTTGACAAATaaactttgtctgtttgtctgttttaacCAGACTGAAAATGTACTCAAAGCAGCGGTGATCAAAGGAAATGATCAGCTAAAATGCTAACACATactaaaatggaaaaataaagaggTCTATACAGTATCAGTGAGGGGACACCAGTGATACCTGGACCAGACTGCGAGCAGCTCACCTGTACCCATTTTAAGACCCATTTGGTTGGCCCCATGGCGAAGAGCATAAGACAGGGATTTAGACAGGCGGACATCTCTGTCCTGGAAGGggatgacagacagacacactctcaAATTCAGCTCTAATAATAGCTATAGTTTAAAAATAGGACCTAGACCTTACCATGCCCAACAATTCATACCGCCTGCCTTGATAGTCAGTCACAGACATGTCATGAGTCAGAAATCTGTCGTTATTAAAGAGAAGGGGCTCAATCAAAGTTCACACAGGACTGTATTCTCTCACCTCTCCACCACGatttcttctccttcctctgcctcctcttcctcctctgtcactgtccATTTAAACGCAGGTAGATCAGTCATTCAAATCATGATCTGAAGCTGTTGGATATTGTTCCATATGATATGGTGAGTTCAATTTAGCGAAACGTTACACAAGCTCGCACCTGTGGTCAATAAGCTGCTGTCAACAAACAGTACAGTTTGCtcccacttcctgtctgttctcGTTATCCGCTTGTAGGTGGCAGTGTGGCGGGTGGAGTGGAGCTGCGGTAACCTGccaccacagaggaaaaagctGCATTTTTGTCTGGGAGGAGGAAAACACTCTCACAACCAGCCAGCAGCTGCTGGGAGGAAAATAATCATCACATCCTTGGAAGTATGAGGTACCCCAGACTGGAACTGATGCTTTCTGTTTCAGGGTAACTTACAACTCATGCAGACAGATGCCAACAGAGAACTGCAGCCAGTGGAGTTCCCGGTGCTATGATTTTGCACACAGATTGAGCTAACTTAGCTAACTGGTGTTAGCATAGTTGATCTAGAGCTGCCTGGTTTCCTGTTGGACAGCCTTGGCATTTGGGTAATATTTCTATAATACATTTAATGTTGTTTGCCATGTTTCCTCCTCACCTGTTGGCCGTtggctgtgttgtttttacgTAGCGTTACATCCGAAGACATGAAGAGGTCCTAGACGAAAACCCTGCTAGTGGACTGTGGAATTCGAGCAGATCACCATGGAAACGTACCGTTCGATACGTTAGAGGATGGCAATTCTCAGAAAAGGCAACTGTCAATAAAGAGCGTTTAAAGAGACACATAAATCACACTTTCCGTGAGTATcctgctattttttttaaatgttacccagaaatgtttattttacaactTGTGTTTatatcttttctttatttattctgctAACTTAAAGGGCTAGGTCtcccaaaacagaaaaacagtagaAATTCACTTTTACACCCATATAAGCTACTTTACTCAAGTTCTGTACTCAAGTACAAATTTGAGGTACTTGCTCTTTACTTGAGTAATTTCATGATTTCTCTTATGAAGACATCCATGGTGAGTTTTCTGCCATAAACTGAACAGCATGAAAAGAATTTGATTTTCACATCATGCATTTTTCAACAGGACtgtttcttatttcctctaagaaaaaacaaatatatccCAAACTGTCCACCTGGTTATACATCTTAAATGATAGTggaatgttttctttgtaatttaGATGGACCTTTATGGATATTTCCACAAGAGAGATGACTGAATGTTGAATTTGTGTAAGCCATTATTACCCAAAGAAATCACAACAGAGCTACCAGATCATATTTTTCAGCATACTTAATGCAGCTGCCTGCAGAGCTGTCTGTAGTGATTTATTTAAGTGACAGCagcattgtctctctctcatttttatcCTCTCTGTTGCTCAGGTGATGGAGTTCCCCCAGCATTCCCAGCAACTACTATCAGCTTTGCGTTCCCAACGCCAGCGGGGCTTCCTCTGTGACTGCACCGTCCTGGTGGGCTCATCCCGTTTCCTGGCTCACCGGGCTGTTTTGGCCTCATGCTCGCCTTTCTTCCACATGTTTTACTCAGATTCCCCGGGGGGTGGCAGTGGAAACGGCACCAACAGCTCTGTCACACTCGACAGTGACATTGTCACAGCTGCTGCATTTGGCTTGCTCTTGGACTTTGTCTATGAAGgtgtgctgcagctggaggagtCTCCACCTGTGGAGGACATATTGGCGGCTGCAAGCTTTCTGCATATGAACGAGGTGGTGAGAGTGTGCAAGAGACGACTACAAAGACGAGGGCCTCTCGCTGAGGCAGACAGCACTCGCTGTGAAGAGATCGCCGGTGTGAGGAGGGCAGTAGAGAcgggaagagaaggagggggtgACGGTGGAGCTGAGCCTGTGATGGCCATGGCAGGAGATCACTTGAATCCAGTTGCCATGGCAGCGGCACTCTCACCAGTGTCCGTAGTGGCAGAGAGGAGGCAGTTGGAGTCTGTGAAGTCTGAGCGGAGGACTGGTGGGGGGTCATCAGAGGCACGAGTTCACACTCCTCTGAGCCCTGACCTTGCTGATACCACCCAGCCAGGCATGGACGCCCCTCCTCTGCCCCCAGGTGGAGAGCTGGTGCAGGGCCTCATTGCTGGCCAGTCTGTCCCAGCCTCTGGAGGTCACACCAGTTTGGGGACTGGAGGTCAGGGGGAGGGGTCAGCACTCTGTAGCCCTTGCAGCACCACAGAGACATACAGGTATGGGTCTGTTGTAAATTTCTAGACAATTTTAACCtggtaaatataaaaacataaacataacaatCACAAAACAGTTTACTTTATGCTGTACACTAAATATGAGGTTGAGGTTAttctttggtttttgttttcagcctgtCTCATCCATCCATAAAACTTGTTTTGAACTCAAAGCAGAATAGAAGTTAAAAGGAACGCTAATtatgaatttttttaaaaacataggGTCAAATATGCCAAGAATATTAAGTGGAATGCAGTTGGTGTTTCTAGAAAATGCACAGGGCAAATATACATAGTGTGACCAAGTATTTGGATAGAGTTTACAtaaacaaatacactcacagggcacctgtacacctgcttatttaTGCAATTATCCAAACAGCCAATCAcgtgatctcagtgactttgactcaGACATGATTCTTGAtgccagatgggctggtttgagAACTGATCTCCTGGGATCTTCATGCACTAtagtctctagagtttactcagaatggtgtgaaaaacaaaaaacatccagtgagtgGCAGCTCTGTGGAcggaaacaccttgttgatgagagaggtcagaggagaatcaCCTGACTGGTTGGAGTTGACAGAAAGGCTGCAgcagataaccactctttacacCTGTTGTGAGCAGAAAAGCAACTGAGAATACATGTGCGCTGAGAACCTGCTACCGTGCAACATGTGATTTCCAAAGCACATCCATCATAAAAAAGATTTATGGCCtatttaactaaaaaaaattaGTTGGATTCCTTTACATTCTGCTCCACGCACTAATGGGAATTCTTACTATCTGTTGTTACtaaaaaactgtttctgtcttcccttctttctctctgttgtcagCCTCAGCAGCAACCAGCAgccctcctcctcgtcttcatcCTCCCTGGTCCTGGTGAGTCAGGCCGGTGGTCGGTCAGTGGTGGCTCTTTCAGAACCCAGCCTCTCCCCCAGCCCACATCAGGACATCCCACAACTGTCTCGTGACAGCGACTCTGTCAGGAAACCTTCAGAGACAGACAACAGAGGTACATCAGGCGGAGGACAGCAGATGATTATGTTAATCCAAGCATCAGCGCCCACCTCACGCTTACAAACCCaccccacacactcacagattcAGCGTGCAAATCCTCCCCAAATCCGAATCCAGAACACTGTGTCACTCCAGCACCAAAGCTCTGACTTTCACGGTGCTCCTCAGACACAAACCCTTAAAGGACTCGAGGGGGATACGGGGACTTCATCCGCCACTAGAAATGTGGGGAGAGTGAGAACAGACAACAGTGAAGGAGAGAATGTGAAAGTCAAAGTGGAGGCCATTGTTATTTCTGAcgaagagctggaggaggagaaggaggagaacagagagatggGAACCAGTGATGGAAGTGGACGATGAGTTTGAAGATGACATCCAGGAAGATGAGCTGAACAGCCCCCAGTTTCTCCACTCCCACCCACAAGGCCTCCTGCAGATGACCTCCCATTCAAATGACtactcctttcctctctccccctcctcctcctcctccggcgCCGGCCCCTCCTCCCAGGAAGCCTCCTCCTTCACCGCGTCCCTCATTCCTCCGTCCGCAGCCCAGCAGCATTCAGACCCTCCTGCCTACTTCCAGGACTTCCAGGACTCAATGGGAAACTTTGTGGAGGATGTCCCCACGTGCGGCGTCTGCGGGAAGACTTTCTCGTGCACGTACACACTGAGGCGGCACGCCATCGTGCATACACGCGAGCGCCCTTATGAGTGCCGCTACTGCTACCGGAGCTACACACAGTCGGGCGACCTGTACCGGCACATTCGCAAAGCTCATGACCACACGCTGCCAGCCAAACGCAGCAAGGCGGACATGGAGCCCTCCCTGCCACCGcagccgcctcctcctcctcctcctctcagctaacacacacagaaacactattGTATTTCTgtacttatacacacacacctaaactTCAACCTAATATCCTGACTCTAATTCTGCCTTCAACCTAAATCAAGTGGGGCTGCAATTAGCAATTATTGCctcaattaatcgattaattgttttgtgtataaaaaggtgaaatgttgaaaaatatcCATTACCATTTCCCAAAGATGGCCTCTTCAAACACTAAAATAAGAAGGTGGCATCAGAGAATTTTTCTTCTCAAATATATCAAAATGATTACTTGATTatctcgcccagtgtcagctgggattggctccagccccctggTGACTCTTAAGGATAAGTGATATAGATAATCAGTGGCTGAATGGATTTTGTATCAATCAGCTAATCATTTAATTGTCTAGTTGTTGCAGATCTAAACTCAAGGTTCCTTTAAGTGGTAACATCATCACTTTGAAATATTTCCAGGGTGTCTTCCGGTCTTTTAAGTCTTACAATTTTATTGTAGAAATTTATGGtctttatttcagtcatttaatcagattttaattattaatttatgtTCTTTTTCAGAAATAAACACTTCCCTGATAGGATAAAGCACATACAAGatttttgaaaattaattaGGCACAAATATGTAATCAAATGACCAAAATGACTCTATATAAAGCAGTCTCAACAAGGTGCTTCCCTGTTTGCCCTTActtaaaaacacagtcacacaagtGTCACTTGGTGTGCCACCTCTCAAATGAAACCATCCTCCTCAGTTTGcctaatatttttatatatatatttttatatcagcaAACACCCTGGTTGTCTGTGTTGAAGACATGTGAATCCCCATAAGTACATAAATACAGTAACTCgtacacacagagtaaacaccAGCGGTGACATCGGCCCTCGTTCATCAAACCAACACACTTCGTGTTAATGTGTGACCGTTGTCTACGTAGAACCTTAAACCTGATCTGATACTTGTGGTATTGTGCTACATTTTGTAAAAATTATAAGGCATTTTACAGTTTAGGTTTGTACTGTTTTATCTTGGtcttttatttatacatttggGTATATAAACGATCACAGACTTTCTTGTTGTAAGAAGAGGAGATGATTCAGGAGATGTATGAAAATGTTTGAAAGAGCTCAATGACATCCCGCAGCCACTGTGTGCTATATCaactcaaaacacaaataagGGAAACCTGTTGTGCTTTGAATTTTTATCAAGTTAATTTTAGTTGCTGTCTGGTGTTTTATTTCCAGGACAAAACCATCAGTTGCTCACGCAGCAGCACATGCCTGCACAAATTTTAAAACTAGAATCAGATGGTGCCATTTTATAACTTCAAATATGAGCTTTTACTTGTATCAGTTTTGATGTAAACGGTGTATTTGATGAAGAAGGAGATCTACAGTGCCAAATTGCCTTCACTTTGCCTTGTTTCTTCATCTCCTTTAGCAGTGCAGTAACGTCTTTGATTTGGAAAATTCCTAAATGAGGCAGCTGACCCAGAAATGTCAAAAGTGGCAGCTGTACAAACTGACTGAAATCTCTAAATGATGAACAAAGGTGCTTCATTTTATTGTAAGGACAAACTTACTCTCAGCACTGTGCCTGTCTTGTCCTGCCTTATGATTTCTCCTTCACACATTTCATAGACTTTCCTCGGCATTTCCCATTGGGGTAATTAAAAGTTGTCAGAAATGAATAATGGCTTTAATTGTCCGAGCCTACATTCCCTGGTAGGACAGCAGTGgaagtgagggaggaggagtgaatAACTTTTGGGATTCACCCTTAATGTGTTCGGCTTCACTTATTCTGTAGCAATTCTCCTGTAGTAGAATACTGAATATACAGAATGAACACACTTACATGCAGTAATTCTGCCCtctctttaaatgtttaaatttcaACTGAATGTGCCTCGATGATTGTTTGACACTTTGAAATTTGTCCCTCTGAACTATTTTACATGTTCTGGCCTAATGAAAATTGATTAGTATTGGTATTATAATACAAATCTAAGAGTTTACGAGTGGATACTCATAAGGGAAAGCTGAGTCAGTGGTTATTTAGAGGTTTTCATGGTAGCAAGTGTGCAAAATCTAAATGTTACCCTGTGAATAAACAGCGTTGAGACTAAACGATGTGTAAatattgtaatgtttcagtgaaTCACACAATGCACAGGTTGGTCAGTCAACatgatcttttctttttctttatttcactacaaaacaacatatcatacaaaaatatcaacataACACCTGTTACTTATTGCTCTGCACCAGTATCATAATCTGGTTAGCATTTCTTAAGTCTCATCACTGACTGTGGCAAGTGACCGGTAAACTGTATATTTCATTCCTAACACGGTGAGGTGACACCGCTGTGGCTTCTTTCATCTGGAAGTTGTATCTCTCTTCAGTCCTCTACTGGCCCGTGGATCTGTTAAGAGACAAACATCAGCATCCACCGACaaatctgtctgcctctgtgtccTTGTATTTCCAAACAAATGATATTCTGATTAAATATTGTTGTAAATATAACTGTTTCTGTCATTATGttaaaatgaagagaaacaataaaaagGAGGGTGCCACAACGCTGCTCCAACAGCACATCTGCCGACCAGAGAATCCATATTTAATTGAACTGCATCACATCTACTAATCGTACAGATTATTTGTATGTGAACTGGAAGACACAAACTGtcaaagtttttaattttaacatcaCTTTTGCTTATGTGACAGAAACTAATGTGTTGTTTCAAATTACTGATAGTAAATGTTATTTGCTGGATGAGGTTCTGATTATCCCCTCACAGGAAAATCAGTGTACCAGGATCatctgatgtt belongs to Lates calcarifer isolate ASB-BC8 linkage group LG8, TLL_Latcal_v3, whole genome shotgun sequence and includes:
- the LOC108872564 gene encoding LOW QUALITY PROTEIN: zinc finger and BTB domain-containing protein 3-like (The sequence of the model RefSeq protein was modified relative to this genomic sequence to represent the inferred CDS: deleted 1 base in 1 codon); this translates as MEFPQHSQQLLSALRSQRQRGFLCDCTVLVGSSRFLAHRAVLASCSPFFHMFYSDSPGGGSGNGTNSSVTLDSDIVTAAAFGLLLDFVYEGVLQLEESPPVEDILAAASFLHMNEVVRVCKRRLQRRGPLAEADSTRCEEIAGVRRAVETGREGGGDGGAEPVMAMAGDHLNPVAMAAALSPVSVVAERRQLESVKSERRTGGGSSEARVHTPLSPDLADTTQPGMDAPPLPPGGELVQGLIAGQSVPASGGHTSLGTGGQGEGSALCSPCSTTETYSLSSNQQPSSSSSSSLVLVSQAGGRSVVALSEPSLSPSPHQDIPQLSRDSDSVRKPSETDNRGTSGGGQQMIMLIQASAPTSRLQTHPTHSQIQRANPPQIRIQNTVSLQHQSSDFHGAPQTQTLKGLEGDTGTSSATRNVGRVRTDNSEGENVKVKVEAIVISDEELEEEKEENREMGPVMEVDDEFEDDIQEDELNSPQFLHSHPQGLLQMTSHSNDYSFPLSPSSSSSGAGPSSQEASSFTASLIPPSAAQQHSDPPAYFQDFQDSMGNFVEDVPTCGVCGKTFSCTYTLRRHAIVHTRERPYECRYCYRSYTQSGDLYRHIRKAHDHTLPAKRSKADMEPSLPPQPPPPPPPLS
- the trpt1 gene encoding tRNA 2'-phosphotransferase 1 isoform X1, which translates into the protein MDSDRGGRGGRGRRRNRGGEDRDVRLSKSLSYALRHGANQMGLKMGTDGFLFVEELLAHPQFRSYSLEDVKRVVDTNDKQRFKLHSHPEDGRLQIRANQGHSVQVRDLDLKPVLAGSTDCPAEAVHGSYLRNWSSIQQQGLSRMKRTHIHLASGLPGEDGVISGMRKDCDLAVFIDVPKALTDGIEFFWSENGVLLTAGDAEGKLLPKYFSRALRLRPTRSILPLQ
- the trpt1 gene encoding tRNA 2'-phosphotransferase 1 isoform X2; this encodes MGLKMGTDGFLFVEELLAHPQFRSYSLEDVKRVVDTNDKQRFKLHSHPEDGRLQIRANQGHSVQVRDLDLKPVLAGSTDCPAEAVHGSYLRNWSSIQQQGLSRMKRTHIHLASGLPGEDGVISGMRKDCDLAVFIDVPKALTDGIEFFWSENGVLLTAGDAEGKLLPKYFSRALRLRPTRSILPLQ